The Halomicronema hongdechloris C2206 genome includes a window with the following:
- a CDS encoding papain fold toxin domain-containing protein, whose translation MTRDEVFEEVAKIISGYTVFQCVDCAAAIKAWLKANGIHGVHLQMTAIGRLKFIVSQRWQAGLDCIAQSGVHQGIEIYGRVFDNLSSEGLKRAEWMADFDCASGEFEVIELEKF comes from the coding sequence ATGACCAGGGATGAGGTGTTTGAGGAGGTTGCTAAGATTATCTCAGGCTATACCGTATTTCAGTGTGTTGACTGTGCCGCGGCGATCAAAGCTTGGTTGAAAGCAAACGGCATTCACGGTGTGCATTTGCAGATGACCGCGATCGGTCGGCTCAAATTTATTGTCAGTCAGCGCTGGCAAGCTGGTCTAGACTGTATCGCGCAATCGGGTGTACATCAAGGCATTGAGATCTATGGCAGGGTTTTTGACAATCTCTCATCAGAAGGATTGAAGAGAGCAGAATGGATGGCTGATTTTGATTGTGCGAGTGGGGAGTTTGAAGTGATAGAACTGGAAAAATTTTAA